Proteins from a single region of Plasmodium brasilianum strain Bolivian I chromosome 13, whole genome shotgun sequence:
- a CDS encoding choline kinase — translation MESFNDTCDTVGSEKNSISNSENNNSNGIIKIIKNGNVSFSEDLKMYSTIQLNQEIEILKNPFPLQEINKKNDIPLCAQEFSDLTDPLYIKKICLEKVQEWNIFTEDDICVKQILSGLTNQLFEVALKDETLKDNYSIRRRVLFRLYGKDVDELYNTISEFEVYKTMSKYKIAPQLLNIFNGGRIEEWLYGDPLRIDDLKNPTILVGIANVLGKFHTLGHKCHLPEHWDKKPCIYKMMERWKKQLLKYKNVDKFKGDINKYLKESDKFIKFMNIYSQSDNIANNVVFCHNDLQENNIINTNKCLRLIDFEYSGYNFLSADIANFFIETSIDYSLSTYPFFNIDKKKYISYENRKLFITSYLSIYLDKSSLIVDQKTIDQFLEAIEVQALGAHLLWGFWSIIRGYQTKSYNEFDFFLYAQERFKMYDDQKEYLMSNNIIKNYD, via the coding sequence atggaAAGTTTTAATGACACATGTGATACTGTGGGAAGtgaaaaaaattctatatCAAATTCcgaaaataataacagtaacggaattataaaaataatcaaaaatggaaatgtcTCTTTCTCTGAAGacttaaaaatgtatagtACTATACAATTAAATCAGGAAATAGAAATACTAAAAAATCCATTTCCTTTACAAgaaattaataagaaaaacgaTATTCCATTATGTGCTCAGGAGTTTTCGGATTTAACAGatccattatatattaagaaaatttgTTTAGAAAAAGTACAAGAATGGAATATTTTTACAGAAGATGATATATGTgttaaacaaatattaagTGGTCTAACAAATCAATTATTTGAAGTTGCTTTAAAAGATGAAACATTAAAAGATAACTATTCAATAAGAAGGCGTGTTTTATTCCGATTATATGGGAAAGATGTTGACGAATTGTATAATACAATTTCAGAATTTGAAGTATATAAAACTATGagcaaatataaaatagcCCCTCAACTgttaaacatatttaatgGGGGGCGTATAGAAGAATGGCTTTATGGAGATCCACTAAGAATtgatgatttaaaaaatccAACTATATTAGTTGGTATAGCCAATGTATTAGGTAAATTTCATACCCTAGGTCATAAATGTCATTTACCTGAACATTGGGATAAAAAACcgtgtatttataaaatgatgGAAAGATGGAAAAAGcaacttttaaaatataagaatgtagataaatttaaaggtgatattaataaatatttgaagGAATCcgataaatttattaaatttatgaacatatattcCCAATCAGATAATATTGCTAATAATGTCGTTTTTTGTCATAATGATTtacaagaaaataatattataaacacTAATAAATGTTTACGTCTAATCGACTTTGAGTATTCTGGTTATAATTTTCTATCAGCAGAtattgcaaatttttttattgaaacaTCCATTGATTATTCTTTAAGTACttatccattttttaatattgacaagaagaaatatatttcatatgaAAATAGAAAGTTATTTATTACTTCATATTTATCGATTTATTTAGATAAATCTTCTTTAATAGTCGATCAAAAAACAATTGATCAGTTTTTAGAGGCAATCGAAGTTCAAGCTTTAGGTGCTCATTTGTTATGGGGATTTTGGTCTATTATTAGAGGATATCAAACCAAGAGTTATAACgaatttgatttttttctttatgctCAAGAAAGGTTCAAAATGTATGATGATCAAAAGGAGTATTTGATgtcaaataatattattaaaaattatgattag